The Planococcus donghaensis genome contains a region encoding:
- a CDS encoding YgzB family protein gives MKPYKNKINRIRTFALALIFIGIVIMYVGIYFRNQPIVMVILMLLGVLAIIGSTGVYAWIGLLSMKTVPVECPNCGKHTKMLGRVDICMHCNEPLTMDRSLEGKEFDQDYNKKSSQQ, from the coding sequence ATGAAACCTTATAAAAATAAAATCAATCGCATTCGAACGTTTGCGTTAGCTTTGATCTTTATCGGCATTGTCATTATGTATGTTGGCATATATTTTAGAAACCAACCGATTGTGATGGTCATTTTAATGTTGCTTGGTGTACTCGCAATTATCGGGAGTACAGGTGTGTATGCTTGGATCGGTTTACTGTCTATGAAAACCGTACCTGTAGAATGTCCGAATTGTGGAAAGCATACAAAAATGTTGGGTCGTGTAGATATCTGTATGCATTGCAACGAACCTTTAACAATGGATCGTTCTCTTGAGGGTAAAGAATTTGATCAAGACTACAATAAAAAAAGTTCACAACAATAA
- the bcp gene encoding thioredoxin-dependent thiol peroxidase, which yields MAVVEGMQAPEFSLKNEAGETVSLKEFAGDKYVVLYFYPKDMTPGCTTQACDFRDAQADFSALDAVILGVSADSEDRHNKFIEKHGLPFSLLVDEDHQMSEDYGVWVEKNMYGKKFMGIERSTFLIDPSGTIVKAWRKVKVPNHIQDVLETLKAMGNQ from the coding sequence ATGGCAGTAGTCGAAGGTATGCAGGCACCAGAATTTTCATTGAAAAACGAAGCTGGAGAAACTGTTTCATTAAAAGAGTTTGCTGGCGATAAATATGTGGTTCTTTATTTTTATCCGAAAGATATGACTCCAGGTTGTACGACACAAGCATGCGATTTCCGTGATGCGCAAGCGGATTTTTCGGCACTCGATGCCGTAATTTTAGGGGTAAGTGCAGATTCAGAAGACCGTCACAATAAGTTTATTGAAAAGCATGGACTCCCATTTTCGCTTTTAGTAGATGAAGACCATCAAATGTCTGAAGATTACGGCGTGTGGGTAGAGAAGAATATGTACGGGAAAAAGTTTATGGGCATAGAGCGTTCAACGTTTCTGATCGATCCATCAGGAACTATTGTCAAAGCGTGGCGAAAAGTCAAAGTTCCGAACCATATTCAAGACGTATTGGAAACATTAAAAGCAATGGGGAACCAATAA
- a CDS encoding D-2-hydroxyacid dehydrogenase, with translation MEILFTFVPRQDQQQRMKNEFPEVDFYFLYRDKTRLSSADIIVTYGEDLTAEDIEVAEKVKWIMVASAGIEKLPHQAIEARGITVSNVKGIHKTPMAESALAHLLALKRALPVIYQNQRNQQWERKIRSSELNGTTALILGPGAIGAEIGRLLQAFGVHTIGCNRSGAEASNMDEMVSFEKILEKLPEADYVISVLPSTDETKHLLKEEHFQIMKNSAIFMNFGRGDLVAESILLNALQENEIAFAVLDVFEQEPLPVDHPYWSMDNVVVSPHISSKSGKYVDRALDIFIPNLKKWLIDQSVPTNLVDMEKGY, from the coding sequence ATGGAAATATTATTTACGTTTGTTCCACGACAAGATCAACAGCAACGTATGAAAAATGAATTCCCTGAAGTCGATTTCTATTTCCTTTACCGCGATAAAACAAGATTGTCATCTGCCGATATCATTGTGACTTATGGGGAAGATTTGACCGCAGAAGATATTGAAGTGGCTGAAAAGGTAAAGTGGATTATGGTGGCTAGTGCAGGGATTGAAAAACTACCGCATCAAGCGATTGAAGCGAGAGGTATTACTGTCTCGAATGTTAAGGGAATTCATAAAACGCCCATGGCTGAATCAGCTTTAGCTCATTTACTGGCTTTAAAGCGCGCGTTACCAGTCATTTATCAAAATCAACGCAACCAACAATGGGAACGAAAAATACGTTCTTCCGAGTTAAATGGCACGACTGCTTTGATTCTGGGACCAGGAGCAATTGGAGCAGAAATCGGTCGATTACTACAGGCGTTTGGTGTCCATACAATTGGTTGTAACCGCTCTGGGGCAGAGGCATCAAATATGGATGAAATGGTTTCTTTCGAAAAGATATTAGAAAAACTTCCGGAAGCAGACTATGTTATCTCGGTTTTGCCAAGTACAGATGAAACCAAACACCTTTTAAAAGAAGAGCATTTCCAAATAATGAAAAACAGTGCTATTTTTATGAATTTCGGTAGAGGTGATTTAGTCGCAGAAAGCATTCTATTAAATGCTTTGCAAGAAAACGAAATCGCATTTGCTGTTTTAGATGTATTCGAACAAGAGCCGCTTCCTGTTGATCATCCTTATTGGTCGATGGATAATGTAGTTGTCTCACCACATATCTCTAGTAAATCAGGAAAGTATGTAGATCGGGCACTAGATATTTTTATCCCAAATTTAAAAAAATGGCTTATTGATCAATCTGTTCCAACCAATTTAGTTGATATGGAAAAGGGGTATTAA
- the perR gene encoding peroxide-responsive transcriptional repressor PerR, with protein sequence MSEVQLKDALDALKSTGVRITPQRHAILEYMIHSTNHPTADDIYRALEKTFPNMSVATVYNNLRVFRKAGLVKELTYGDSSSRFDFVTHDHYHIICNDCGKIVDFHYPGLDEVEHLASHVTGFQVDYHRLEIYGTCQSCLAKTATAQ encoded by the coding sequence ATGTCTGAAGTACAATTAAAAGACGCGCTTGATGCTTTGAAGTCAACAGGTGTAAGAATCACGCCCCAACGTCACGCGATTTTGGAGTATATGATTCATTCAACAAACCACCCGACAGCGGATGACATTTATCGCGCGCTCGAAAAAACGTTTCCTAATATGAGTGTTGCAACTGTTTATAATAATTTACGTGTGTTTAGAAAAGCAGGATTGGTAAAAGAGTTAACATACGGAGATTCTTCAAGCCGTTTCGACTTTGTTACACACGATCATTATCATATTATCTGTAATGATTGCGGGAAAATAGTTGATTTCCATTATCCAGGACTCGACGAAGTTGAACATTTAGCTTCGCACGTAACGGGATTCCAAGTGGATTATCATCGCCTTGAAATTTACGGAACATGTCAAAGCTGCTTAGCTAAAACGGCAACTGCCCAATAA
- a CDS encoding cob(I)yrinic acid a,c-diamide adenosyltransferase has protein sequence MKIYTKTGDKGTTSLVYGTRVAKNDPLVDAYGTCDEANTLIGLAVGHLNAEFFDEKEELLKVFHEIQTTLFHVGAELATPKGKEVKWKLAEEDITKLEQWIDQYDDAVPTLSNFILPGGHPSGATFHVARTVVRRAERTVLSIGEDVSPNVLAYLNRLSDFLFVAARLVNQRLGRVERGLHEK, from the coding sequence ATGAAGATTTACACAAAAACTGGAGACAAAGGAACAACTTCACTTGTTTACGGAACTCGAGTAGCTAAAAATGATCCATTAGTAGATGCTTACGGAACTTGTGATGAAGCAAATACATTAATCGGTTTAGCAGTCGGACACTTAAACGCAGAGTTTTTCGATGAAAAAGAAGAGCTTTTGAAAGTCTTTCATGAAATCCAGACCACGTTATTCCATGTGGGAGCAGAACTTGCTACACCAAAAGGCAAAGAAGTCAAATGGAAACTTGCGGAAGAAGATATTACTAAGCTTGAACAGTGGATCGATCAATACGATGATGCCGTTCCGACGCTAAGCAATTTCATTTTACCTGGTGGACATCCTTCTGGAGCAACGTTTCATGTAGCAAGAACTGTAGTAAGAAGAGCTGAGCGTACTGTGCTATCTATCGGGGAGGATGTTTCTCCAAATGTGTTGGCCTATTTGAATCGGTTATCGGATTTCTTGTTTGTTGCAGCACGCCTCGTTAATCAGCGACTTGGAAGAGTAGAAAGAGGCTTACACGAAAAATAA
- a CDS encoding glutamate-1-semialdehyde 2,1-aminomutase: MNHSTSEALHQEALQHIVGGVNSPSRSFKAVGGGSPIAMERGKGAYFWDVDGNKYIDYLAAYGPIITGHAHPHITKAITHAAETGLLYGTPTRHEITFAKMLKEAMPKMDRVRFVNSGTEAVMTTIRVSRAYTGRTKIMKFAGCYHGHSDLVLVAAGSGPATLGTPDSAGVPKSIAEEVITVPFNDLEAFSEAMDRWGEEIACLLVEPIVGNFGIVEPKEGYLKEVHRIAHEKGALIVYDEVITAFRFHYGGAQDMLGLTPDLTALGKIIGGGLPIGAYGGKKEIMETVAPLGPAYQAGTMAGNPASIQAGIACLEVLRQDGVYDKMDKLGEKLEKGILAAAEEFGITITVNRLKGALTIYFTDITVENYEQAEKSDGEIFGRFFKLMLAQGINLAPSKYEAWFLTTEHTEEDIDFSIEAVREAFKQL, translated from the coding sequence ATGAATCATTCAACATCAGAAGCGCTTCATCAAGAAGCATTACAACACATCGTAGGTGGTGTAAACAGTCCATCAAGATCATTCAAAGCAGTTGGTGGCGGTTCACCCATCGCCATGGAGCGTGGCAAAGGCGCTTATTTTTGGGACGTTGATGGCAATAAATACATAGACTATTTAGCGGCTTATGGACCAATTATTACAGGTCATGCCCATCCACATATTACAAAGGCGATTACACATGCAGCAGAAACAGGCTTACTTTATGGAACACCCACACGTCATGAGATTACTTTCGCTAAAATGTTGAAAGAAGCGATGCCGAAAATGGATCGAGTTCGCTTTGTAAATAGTGGAACCGAAGCGGTTATGACAACCATTCGGGTATCACGCGCTTACACAGGCCGCACAAAAATTATGAAATTTGCAGGGTGTTATCACGGACATTCTGATTTAGTTCTTGTGGCTGCAGGATCCGGACCTGCAACACTCGGTACGCCGGACTCTGCAGGTGTTCCAAAATCCATCGCCGAAGAAGTGATCACGGTTCCTTTCAATGATCTAGAAGCATTTTCAGAAGCGATGGATCGTTGGGGCGAAGAAATTGCTTGTCTTCTCGTTGAACCGATTGTCGGCAACTTCGGTATTGTGGAACCAAAAGAAGGTTATTTAAAAGAAGTTCATCGCATCGCTCATGAAAAAGGAGCGTTAATTGTCTATGATGAAGTGATCACTGCTTTCCGCTTCCACTACGGCGGTGCTCAAGACATGCTCGGGTTAACACCAGACTTGACGGCACTTGGAAAAATCATTGGTGGCGGTTTACCCATTGGTGCTTATGGTGGTAAAAAAGAAATTATGGAAACAGTGGCTCCATTAGGTCCTGCTTATCAAGCCGGTACAATGGCAGGGAATCCTGCTTCGATACAAGCTGGAATCGCTTGTTTAGAAGTTCTTCGCCAAGACGGTGTCTACGACAAAATGGACAAACTCGGAGAAAAACTAGAAAAAGGAATACTTGCAGCTGCTGAAGAATTCGGTATTACGATTACTGTGAATCGCTTAAAAGGTGCATTGACGATTTACTTCACTGATATCACAGTAGAAAACTACGAGCAAGCAGAAAAGTCTGATGGTGAAATTTTTGGGCGTTTCTTCAAGTTGATGCTCGCTCAAGGAATCAACTTAGCTCCATCAAAATACGAAGCTTGGTTTTTGACTACTGAACACACAGAAGAAGATATAGATTTTTCTATAGAAGCCGTACGCGAAGCATTTAAACAGTTATAA
- a CDS encoding ABC transporter substrate-binding protein, producing the protein MGKKKFLTWSLLLLLLVSTALFGCSSDNGSEEGGSEGGSTEEKTLIFGRGGDSVSLDPIAVTDGESFKVTKNIFDTLVNFGEQDTEIEPGLASEWTPSEDGLTYTFKLQEGVKFHDGTDFNAEAVVKNFERWAAGDGEKFPYYGSMFGGYGDDEGHVIESVEATGDYEVVFTLKRPQAPFLKNLAMSPFAIASPTAVEEAGDSFGDNPVGTGPFKFVEWKRNDTITIEKFDDYWVEGEPKLDQVVFRAIPDNSARLNALLSGEIDLADGITPSDAGTIEGDDNLQLFERPSMNVGYLGMTVTREPFDDPKVRQAVNHAIDKQAIVDAFFEGRAEVAKNPIPPVISGYNDSVEDYEYSPEKAKELLAEAGLADGFDMELYAMPVPRPYMPDGQKVAEAIQKNLADVGINAEIVSFEWATYLEKAANGEADAFLLGWTGDNGDADNFLYALLDQDNVGTNNYTYYENQELHDVLIKAQSEVDEDARNELYMQAQEIIHDDAPWVPLAHSTPLLAGGKNVMNFKAHPTGSDKLASVDLE; encoded by the coding sequence TTGGGGAAGAAAAAGTTCTTAACATGGTCATTATTATTGCTTTTACTTGTATCAACAGCACTTTTTGGCTGTAGTTCTGACAACGGTTCAGAAGAAGGCGGTAGTGAAGGAGGATCCACTGAAGAGAAGACATTGATCTTCGGACGTGGAGGCGATTCTGTTTCTCTTGATCCAATCGCAGTTACAGACGGTGAATCATTTAAAGTAACAAAAAACATTTTTGATACGTTAGTAAACTTTGGTGAACAAGATACAGAAATCGAACCTGGATTGGCGTCTGAATGGACTCCTTCTGAAGACGGATTAACGTATACGTTCAAATTGCAAGAAGGTGTTAAGTTCCACGATGGCACTGATTTTAATGCAGAGGCTGTAGTGAAAAACTTTGAGCGCTGGGCAGCTGGAGACGGCGAGAAATTTCCTTATTACGGTTCTATGTTCGGTGGTTACGGTGATGATGAAGGTCATGTGATCGAATCTGTTGAAGCGACAGGCGATTACGAAGTTGTCTTTACATTAAAACGTCCACAAGCACCATTCCTTAAAAACTTGGCAATGAGCCCATTCGCGATTGCTTCACCAACTGCAGTTGAAGAAGCTGGTGACTCTTTCGGAGATAATCCAGTTGGAACAGGTCCATTTAAATTTGTTGAATGGAAACGTAACGATACGATTACAATTGAGAAGTTTGATGATTACTGGGTGGAAGGCGAGCCTAAATTGGATCAAGTCGTATTCCGCGCAATTCCAGATAACTCAGCACGTTTAAATGCTTTATTATCAGGAGAAATTGATTTGGCAGACGGAATTACACCATCTGATGCTGGAACAATTGAAGGTGATGATAATCTTCAATTGTTTGAACGTCCATCTATGAACGTTGGTTACCTTGGAATGACTGTAACACGTGAACCATTTGATGATCCTAAAGTTCGTCAAGCGGTAAACCATGCAATCGATAAACAAGCGATTGTAGATGCATTCTTCGAAGGTCGCGCAGAAGTAGCGAAAAACCCAATTCCGCCAGTAATTAGCGGATATAACGATAGTGTTGAAGATTATGAATATAGCCCAGAAAAAGCAAAAGAATTATTAGCTGAAGCTGGTCTAGCTGATGGCTTCGATATGGAACTTTACGCAATGCCAGTTCCACGTCCATATATGCCAGATGGTCAAAAAGTAGCAGAAGCAATTCAAAAGAACTTGGCTGATGTTGGCATTAACGCTGAGATCGTATCATTTGAATGGGCAACGTATTTAGAAAAAGCTGCAAACGGAGAAGCTGATGCATTCCTACTTGGATGGACTGGCGATAACGGTGATGCAGATAACTTCCTATATGCTTTGCTTGACCAAGATAATGTCGGGACAAACAACTACACGTACTATGAAAATCAAGAATTGCACGATGTTCTTATCAAAGCACAATCAGAAGTTGATGAAGATGCAAGAAACGAATTATACATGCAAGCTCAAGAAATCATCCATGATGACGCTCCTTGGGTACCACTTGCTCACTCTACACCGCTATTAGCTGGTGGGAAAAACGTAATGAATTTCAAAGCACATCCAACAGGTTCTGACAAATTGGCTTCAGTAGATTTGGAGTAG
- a CDS encoding ABC transporter permease, producing the protein MLHYIGRRLLQLIPVLLGMTFIVFMIIRAIPGDPAQVILGQQASEEAIKALRTNLGLDNPWYIQYFDYLKGLVTGDLGESLRTRTPVVDEVWPYLAATIELSLFAIIIAVVIGINAGIISAWFQNSWFDYLAMIIALIGVSMPIFWLGLMNQWIFSIELGILPTTGRENVRDPVDVITGFYVLDTLMAGDFNQLSTVLKHLVLPGTALATIPMAIIARMTRSSMLEVMRSDFVRTARSKGLSMFWVVYKHALKNAIIPVLTIIGLQMGLLLGGAILTETIFGWPGIGRYIYEAIGFRDYPVIQSGILIVAFIFVMINLIVDLLYGLVDPRIKYD; encoded by the coding sequence ATGCTTCACTATATTGGAAGAAGACTTTTACAGCTAATCCCAGTTTTACTCGGTATGACATTTATCGTCTTTATGATAATCCGTGCAATTCCTGGTGATCCTGCTCAAGTTATTCTAGGTCAGCAAGCATCCGAAGAAGCAATAAAAGCATTACGAACAAATTTAGGGTTAGACAATCCATGGTATATTCAGTACTTTGACTACCTTAAAGGATTGGTTACTGGCGATTTAGGAGAATCACTTCGTACACGTACTCCTGTAGTAGATGAAGTATGGCCATATTTGGCAGCTACGATTGAACTTTCTTTATTTGCTATTATTATTGCGGTTGTAATCGGAATCAATGCGGGTATCATTTCAGCGTGGTTCCAAAATTCTTGGTTTGACTACTTGGCGATGATTATTGCATTGATTGGGGTATCAATGCCAATCTTCTGGCTTGGGTTAATGAATCAGTGGATTTTCTCTATTGAACTTGGTATTTTACCGACTACTGGTCGAGAAAATGTTCGAGATCCTGTCGATGTCATCACTGGATTTTATGTACTGGATACATTAATGGCAGGAGATTTTAATCAATTATCTACTGTGCTTAAACACCTCGTTTTACCAGGAACTGCTTTAGCGACAATTCCAATGGCGATTATTGCTAGAATGACACGTTCGAGTATGTTAGAAGTTATGCGTTCTGATTTTGTTCGAACAGCTCGCTCAAAGGGTTTATCGATGTTTTGGGTTGTGTACAAACATGCACTTAAAAATGCAATCATTCCAGTGTTGACGATTATCGGGCTTCAGATGGGACTTCTACTTGGGGGCGCGATTTTGACAGAAACCATTTTCGGATGGCCAGGAATCGGACGTTATATATATGAAGCGATTGGTTTCCGTGATTATCCGGTTATTCAGTCAGGTATTCTAATTGTGGCGTTTATCTTTGTTATGATCAATTTAATTGTCGATTTGTTATATGGCTTAGTTGATCCGCGCATCAAATATGACTAG
- a CDS encoding nucleotidyltransferase-like protein, translated as MEQILRPIYQERASQESTLGVILVEKREKVSQITDTFDSILLIITKENETPVFTKHYTYLDKKAAMHIVTEKQLHKWLLLGTNRKLVDWLFYGRVIYDRNEFMEKLKTELKDYPFYGRKIKMGMEFAKLIRRYMEGKSFFEEKNYMDAYHHMVESLHHLARLAVLENGLPPEVTVWSQVKQMEPAIYKLYEELISSDEPIDKRLELLFLASEFYIHSRTKDGALHIREVMEKQSSWTIQELHEQEELKNYSADLEVFIEFLVEKDLISINGVTTKSEGVFHRYYYVKTK; from the coding sequence ATGGAACAAATACTACGTCCTATTTATCAAGAGCGTGCCAGTCAGGAAAGTACTCTTGGCGTAATCCTAGTTGAGAAAAGAGAGAAAGTCAGCCAGATTACGGATACGTTTGATTCGATATTGTTGATTATTACGAAAGAAAACGAAACACCGGTTTTCACAAAACATTATACGTATTTAGATAAAAAAGCCGCGATGCACATCGTTACCGAAAAGCAATTACATAAATGGTTATTGCTTGGCACAAATCGGAAATTAGTCGATTGGCTTTTTTATGGTCGCGTAATTTATGATCGTAACGAATTTATGGAAAAACTAAAGACTGAGCTTAAAGATTATCCTTTCTATGGTCGGAAAATTAAAATGGGTATGGAGTTCGCTAAACTAATTCGACGCTATATGGAAGGGAAATCGTTTTTTGAAGAAAAGAACTATATGGATGCCTATCATCATATGGTAGAATCACTCCATCATTTAGCAAGGTTAGCTGTGCTTGAAAATGGATTGCCTCCAGAAGTGACGGTTTGGTCTCAAGTCAAACAAATGGAACCAGCCATTTACAAATTATATGAAGAGCTAATATCAAGTGATGAACCCATTGACAAGCGGTTGGAATTATTATTCCTGGCAAGTGAATTCTATATTCATTCACGAACGAAAGATGGAGCTCTTCATATAAGAGAAGTAATGGAAAAACAGAGCAGTTGGACTATCCAAGAATTACATGAGCAAGAAGAGCTGAAAAATTATTCTGCAGATCTAGAAGTTTTCATTGAATTTCTAGTAGAAAAAGATCTTATTTCTATAAATGGCGTTACTACGAAGAGTGAAGGTGTCTTTCACCGATACTATTATGTGAAAACTAAATAG
- a CDS encoding FUSC family protein — MKLGARIFKTGVAISMALYLANLLDLPSPVFAGVSAIFAIQPSIYRSYLTLLDQIYGNLIGAAIAIIFVLTLGSNYLTIGIAAILAIVVMLKLKLENTVPLTLVTIIIIMDSHSTNFLTFASLRISTVMLGIISAFIVNLIFLPPKYETRLFTSIHSVSEEVIRWIRVSIRHASDHASVKEDIDKLTEKLIKVDQWYSFYKEERSYTKKQQYAKARKLVLYRQMIATSKKSLEVLKRLNRFENELMELPEHFHMMIQERLESLASYHEQLYMKYVGKLRPEHSEGSGTDAVMRRNEVMTIFVKEINLAHEENEGEFSVYHLMHVLSAILDYEEQLEHLDLLIIAYLNYHSEEVDTGLENAI, encoded by the coding sequence ATGAAATTAGGTGCACGTATTTTTAAAACTGGCGTGGCCATTTCTATGGCATTATATTTGGCCAACTTATTGGATTTACCTTCTCCTGTTTTCGCAGGGGTATCAGCGATTTTCGCTATCCAACCATCTATTTACCGATCTTACTTAACATTACTCGACCAAATTTATGGAAATTTAATCGGTGCCGCAATAGCCATTATTTTTGTACTAACGCTCGGCAGCAATTATTTAACCATTGGGATAGCAGCCATATTAGCCATTGTCGTCATGCTAAAGTTGAAGTTAGAAAATACCGTCCCGCTAACATTAGTAACGATTATCATCATTATGGACTCTCATTCTACGAATTTCTTAACTTTTGCATCACTCAGAATTTCCACTGTGATGCTTGGAATTATATCCGCCTTTATCGTAAATTTGATTTTTTTGCCACCTAAATACGAAACGCGGTTGTTTACTTCCATTCATTCGGTTAGCGAAGAAGTGATTCGCTGGATTCGAGTTTCGATTCGTCACGCATCAGATCACGCCTCTGTAAAAGAAGATATCGATAAATTAACTGAGAAATTAATAAAAGTGGATCAATGGTATTCGTTTTATAAGGAAGAACGCAGCTATACAAAAAAACAACAATACGCAAAAGCACGAAAATTAGTCTTGTACCGTCAAATGATTGCTACATCAAAAAAAAGCTTAGAAGTTTTAAAACGGCTAAACCGTTTTGAAAATGAGTTAATGGAACTTCCTGAGCACTTTCATATGATGATACAAGAACGCTTAGAAAGTTTGGCGAGTTATCACGAACAACTTTACATGAAGTATGTCGGTAAATTGCGCCCCGAACACAGTGAAGGTTCTGGAACAGATGCCGTTATGAGACGCAATGAAGTTATGACAATTTTTGTAAAAGAAATTAATTTAGCACACGAAGAAAATGAAGGCGAATTTTCGGTCTATCATTTAATGCATGTGTTATCAGCCATTTTAGATTATGAAGAACAGCTGGAACATCTAGACTTACTCATTATCGCTTATTTGAATTATCATTCAGAAGAAGTAGATACAGGTCTTGAAAACGCCATATAA
- the nikC gene encoding nickel transporter permease, with product MAETVNNQEKEEMQKVAGPWKEAWRGFRKSKVAVVGMGIVIFFILLAIFGPLITLQGINEQNLSQRLMPPSSTHWMGTDDFGRDILSRVVYGARISLWVGFLAVIGSVIVGSIFGILAGYYGRWVDTIISRIFDIMLAFPSILLAIAVVSVLGPSLRNALIAIAIINVPNFGRLIRSKVLSIKEDEYIMSAKAIGMKDNRILISHILPNSMAPVIVQGTLAIATAIIEAAALGFLGLGAQAPSPEWGKMLADSRSYLTNAPWTMIFPGVAIMLTVLGFNLMGDGLRDALDPRMKS from the coding sequence ATGGCTGAAACAGTAAACAACCAAGAAAAAGAAGAAATGCAGAAAGTCGCTGGCCCTTGGAAAGAGGCTTGGCGAGGTTTCCGCAAAAGTAAAGTAGCGGTTGTTGGTATGGGGATTGTTATTTTCTTTATCTTATTAGCAATTTTCGGACCGCTGATTACGTTACAAGGCATCAATGAACAAAATCTGTCTCAACGGCTTATGCCTCCTTCTTCCACTCATTGGATGGGTACAGATGATTTTGGTCGAGATATTTTATCACGAGTGGTATATGGCGCTCGAATTTCATTGTGGGTTGGCTTTTTAGCAGTTATTGGATCCGTGATTGTAGGAAGTATTTTTGGGATATTAGCAGGTTATTACGGTCGTTGGGTAGATACGATTATTTCGCGTATCTTCGATATTATGCTAGCATTCCCAAGTATTTTACTTGCAATTGCAGTTGTATCGGTTTTAGGACCTTCTTTACGTAATGCGCTAATTGCGATTGCCATCATCAACGTACCAAACTTTGGACGTTTGATTCGGTCGAAAGTATTGAGTATAAAAGAAGATGAGTACATCATGTCAGCAAAAGCAATTGGCATGAAAGATAACCGAATTTTAATTTCGCATATCTTACCGAATTCCATGGCGCCAGTAATTGTTCAAGGAACATTGGCAATTGCCACAGCGATTATTGAGGCAGCAGCTCTTGGATTTTTAGGTTTAGGTGCGCAGGCTCCATCACCAGAATGGGGCAAAATGTTAGCAGATTCGCGTTCGTATTTAACCAACGCACCTTGGACTATGATTTTCCCGGGGGTAGCTATTATGTTAACCGTACTAGGCTTTAACTTAATGGGTGACGGTTTACGTGATGCGCTAGATCCACGAATGAAATCATAA